In a single window of the Bradyrhizobium sp. ORS 285 genome:
- a CDS encoding response regulator produces the protein MHHGSAIPRTSSQPFAGRSILIVEDEYFLADDLADEFRRRGAEVIGPMCDIDEAQALLRSGQSFDAALLDINVRSEMIFPVARMLRERNIPFVFTTGYDKASIRPEFADVPHWEKPIDISSVADFLAARLREH, from the coding sequence ATGCATCATGGATCGGCCATTCCGCGGACGTCCTCACAGCCATTTGCCGGACGATCGATCCTGATTGTCGAGGACGAGTATTTTCTGGCCGATGATCTCGCCGATGAGTTCCGGCGCCGCGGCGCTGAGGTGATCGGACCGATGTGTGATATCGACGAGGCGCAGGCGCTGCTGCGGTCCGGGCAATCGTTCGATGCCGCCCTGCTCGACATCAATGTCCGCAGCGAGATGATCTTCCCGGTGGCGCGCATGCTGCGCGAGCGCAACATTCCATTCGTCTTTACGACTGGGTATGACAAGGCGTCCATACGGCCCGAATTCGCCGACGTTCCACACTGGGAAAAGCCGATCGATATCTCGTCCGTGGCCGACTTTCTTGCGGCGAGGCTGCGCGAGCATTGA
- a CDS encoding chemotaxis protein CheB produces MFNRDIIVIGGSSGATAPLKEILGRLPPDIPAAVFVVLHIPARGIGILSTVVHAAGRLPVKHAMDGMPIENGTVYLAAPDHHLLVVNGEIMLGRGPRENMVRPAIDPLFRSAALHYGPRVIGIILSGLLSDGASGLNAIKRCGGVAMVQAPTDALADEMPRRALEASSVDYCLPGAEIGDVLAGLTKAKADAAGPAPPDIRLEVDIAAGERIDSETLGTISRPAALTCPSCGGVLSHVTVDKPLRFRCQVGHAFTADVLAREQESRVDEAMRVALRIIEERAELVRRMAEDARASGRTAIAEMYDDRCIEYRRYADLIRQVVLKSLDLPAATGG; encoded by the coding sequence TTGTTCAACCGAGACATCATCGTCATCGGCGGCTCATCGGGAGCAACCGCACCGCTGAAGGAGATTCTCGGGCGGCTGCCGCCTGATATCCCCGCCGCGGTGTTTGTCGTGCTACACATTCCCGCACGCGGAATCGGCATCCTGTCGACGGTCGTCCACGCGGCGGGCCGGCTTCCGGTCAAGCACGCCATGGATGGGATGCCGATCGAAAACGGAACGGTGTATCTCGCGGCGCCCGATCATCACCTGCTGGTCGTGAATGGCGAGATCATGCTCGGCCGCGGCCCACGCGAGAACATGGTTCGTCCGGCCATCGATCCCCTGTTCCGATCTGCTGCGCTGCATTATGGGCCCAGGGTCATCGGTATTATCCTAAGTGGTCTTCTATCAGACGGTGCGTCCGGCCTCAACGCCATTAAGCGCTGCGGCGGGGTGGCGATGGTGCAGGCGCCGACGGATGCGCTTGCTGATGAGATGCCGCGGCGTGCGCTCGAAGCCAGTTCCGTCGACTACTGCCTGCCGGGCGCTGAGATCGGCGATGTCCTCGCCGGCCTGACCAAGGCGAAGGCCGACGCGGCGGGGCCCGCTCCGCCTGACATCCGCCTGGAGGTGGACATCGCAGCCGGCGAGCGCATCGACAGCGAGACCCTCGGGACGATCTCCAGACCGGCGGCCTTGACCTGCCCGAGCTGCGGCGGCGTGCTGTCGCACGTCACCGTCGACAAGCCGCTGCGGTTTCGCTGCCAGGTGGGGCACGCCTTCACGGCCGACGTGCTGGCCAGGGAGCAGGAGAGCCGGGTCGACGAGGCGATGCGAGTGGCGCTGCGCATCATCGAGGAGCGCGCCGAGCTGGTGCGCCGCATGGCCGAGGATGCGCGCGCCAGCGGCCGCACGGCGATTGCCGAGATGTACGACGACAGATGCATCGAGTACAGGCGCTATGCCGATCTGATCAGGCAGGTCGTCCTCAAGTCGCTCGATCTGCCGGCGGCAACAGGGGGGTGA